The genomic interval CCCGCGAACTCGAGCCGCCGGCGTCGTGCAGTGCCTCCAGCAGGTGCCGTTCACTGAGGTTCCCCGGCGCCGAGAGCACAAACTCGTCCAGCACGCCGCCGGCAACGGGGTGGACGTGGATGCTGAGGATGTTGGTGTCCAGGCGGGCCAGCGCCCGGGTGATTTTCTGCAGCGAACCCGGGTGGTCCTGGAGCACCGTGCGCGCCCGCCACAACGCCGGTGCGCTGCCCAGCTTCCTGTGGTGCCGGAGCGCCGGCGCGTGCAGCCAGCCGCGGAGCATGCGGGCGGCGGAGGGCTCCGCCACCCAGATCACCAGCACGGTGGCCGTGAGCGTGAGGACCAGCACCTTGGCAAGATACGGCAGGTGCGTTCCCACTACGAGGGCGTGGACCAACAGTTCGATCGGGAGCATAACGGCCACGTTGGCCACGGTCAGGCGGGTTTTGGTGGGTTCCGGCATCAGGCCGCAGACTTCACAGCTCAAATCAGCCGCGGCAGGGTTCCTTGCAGTGGGCTTCATGCCTCAAGGATCACAGCGGGGTGTTTCGGCCGCGTTGCCCTGCCGTTCCGATTGTGGGAACAGGCTGCGGCGTAGGATCGATGGGGACGTCAGCGCGGCCGCCCGCCAGTGATGTACCCGTTGTACCGCAGGAAGGCGCCATCAGCACGTGAAGATCCTCGCTGAGATGTTCAGCATCGCTCCCGCCAACAAGGACCACCACCCGGCGCTCCGCTGCGCCGTGGGGGTGTTTGTTCCGCTCCTTGCCCTGGTGCTGCTGGGCCGGCTGGACCTCGCGATCTTCGCGTCTTTCGGCGCATTCACGGGAATCTACGGCCGTGGCGAGCCGCACGGATCGCGCTTCTTCCTTCAGCTCCGCGCGGGCCTGCTGATGCTGCTGATCATTCTGCTGGCCGCGCTCGCGGCCCGCGCCGGCGGGGTCTGGGGGGTGGACGGGGACAACACCACGTGGCTTCTGGTCCTGGCCACTACCCTGGTGGCCGGCGGCTGCTCCGTGGCCATCTCGTGGCTTCGGCTGCGGCCTGCCGGGTCGCTGTTCCACATCTTTGCTTTCGCGGCCATTGCCTCGATCCCCAACCAGCCGCCGCTCTGGGAGGGCATGCTGGTGGCCGTCCTGACCACCGCCTTCTGCCTGCTGATCGGCTTCTCTTCGCGGGTGCTGCCCAGCCACCGCACACCCTGGGTCTGGCCGCGCCCGCTCCGCCGCACTCCGGATGAGCGGCGGGCGGCCTGGCTGGAAGGCCTGGGCTATTTCGTGGCCGCCGGGCTGGCCGGTTCGTTGGCCACCCTGGCCGGCCAAAGCCTGGGTTTTGGCCATAACTACTGGGCCATGGTGGCCGCAGTGGTCCCGCTCGTGGGGCACACCACCGTGCACCGGGTCCGCCGCGGCGTGCAGAGGATCATCGGCACGGTCCTGGGGCTCGTGGTGCTGGCCGGGATCCTCCTGCTGGGCCTGCAACCCTGGCAGACCGTGCTGGTTATGGCCCTGTGCCAGTTCGGCGCCGAGTTGTTCATTGCCCGCCAGTACTTGCTGGCGCAGGTCTTCGTGACGCCGCTGGCCCTGATCTCCACGCTGCTGGTGGCGCCGGCCTCGCCTACCAGCCTGCTCCGCGACCGGATCGTCGAGACGGTGATCGGTGCCGCCGTCGGCATTGCGGTGGTGCTGGCGCCTGTCCTTTGGCGGCGGGTGTGGCGGGCGCGGGTTCGCCGGGGATCAGCTCACGAGCCCAGGCGGCCGCCGGACTCCTCCAGATAGCAGGAGCCGCACAAGGATTCGTACCAGACGTCCTGGCCGTCGATGGCCACCTGGTCGCCGTCGAACACCACCTCGTTGCCAACGCGCCGGGTGTTGAAGATGGCCTTGCGCCCGCACCGGCAAATGGTCTTGAGCTCTTCCAGCGTGTGGGCGACCTCCATCAGCCGGCGTGATCCCGGGAAGGCATGCGTCAGGAAGTCTGTCCTGATGCCGTAGGCGAGGACGGGCACGTTGTCCAGGACGGCGACGCGGAACAGGTCATCCACCTGGTCCGGGGTGAGGAACTGGGCCTCGTCCACCAGCAGGCAGGCCACCGGTTTCTGGTCCACGTGCTCCAGCAGGGCGTCGGGGTCATCGCCGGCGGCATGGGCGGCGAAGAGCTCACGCACAGGCGTGGTGGCGGAGATCAGGAAGTCCACGGACCGGGTCATGCCCAGCCGGGACACAATGTCGGTATCGCCTTTGGTATCCACATCGGGCTTGGCGAGAAGGACACGCTGGCCCCGCTCCTCGTAGTTGAAGGCGGCCTGCAGGAGCCCGGTGGACTTTCCCGAGTTCATGGCGCCGTAGCGGAAGTAGAGCTTGGCCAAGGGGGTCCTTTCAATGGGTCCGGCTATCGATCTTATGCCGTACGCCCCAGGGACACGGCTGCAGCCTGTCCTGCGGACCTTGCCCGCCGCCGTCGGGCATGTTCCGTCGGCCGGTCAGCGCATGGGTGCGGCTGGTTCCTTGTCGCCAGAAACGTCCACCGACGACGAACCCGGCATCTGCGCGGTCCCCGGGATGCCGCGGGGGCGCTTCTGCGCTTTTTGACGTCTGCTGGTTCGGCCGTAGACCAAGTACATCGTCAATCCGGTGATGACCATCAGCAGCACTGTGTACACGAACGTGTTGGCCACGCCGGCCACGCCTTCAGCGCCATCGGTGTTGGCCTTGATGACCAGGCCCAGCGGCTGGACCAGCGGGTGAGCCAGGAAGATCGCGGTGTCGTAGTCATCCAGCAGGCTGTTGAAGTTCAGGGCTGCGATCGCTGCGGCGGCGGGAAGCACCAGGGGCAGCAGGATGCGGCGGAACACGTAGAGGGTCTTGGCGCCCATAATGGCCGCCGCTTCCTCCAGTGACGAGTTCACCGAGGCGAATGAGGCCTTAAGCATGCGGAGGGTAAACGGGATCTTGACGGTCACGAACGCGATCAGCAGGATCACAGTGGTGCCCGTCAGCACCGCACCGCCCACCAGCGGATTCGGGTGGTCGTAGCTGATGATCAGTCCCAGGGCGAGGAGCGCCGACGGCAGGATCCACGGGATGTGGAGCAAGTACTCGAAAACCGTGGTGGCCCAGTTCCTGTACTTTTGCAGCAGCCGGGCCACAAACAGCAGCCCGCCCACCGCGATGATGGCGGCGAGGGCGCTGTAGATGACGCTGACGATGAAGGGCCGCAGGCCGGATTCCTGGGTCAGGACGCGGACGTAGTTGTCCAGTGTCAGGCTGCCCAGCGAGAGCTGCCCGGTCTGGATGGCCGCCCCGTCGGCGAAGGAATAGAGCACAATCAGCAGTACCGGCAGGGTGTACACAGCGAACAGCAGGTAGGCGACGGTGTGGACGACGGCGTTGGCCAACGGGTCGGTGATCTGCTGTTTCTGCAGGGCGGACGAAACCTTGGACACCGAGAAGTAGGTGCCGCCCTTCTCCATCCGGGTCATCACGGCCAGCATCAGGATGGTGGCCACACCCAGGATGACGGCCAGCAGGGCCGCCAGGTCCCGCGATGTGGGGCTGTTGGTGAAGGTCAGGATCATGGGAGTGATGGTTTGGAAATCCCTGCCACCGAGCACCTGGGGGGCGCTGAGGGCACCCAGGCCGGTGAGGAAGGACAGAATGGTGACGGCGAACAGCGTGGGCTTGAGCATCGGGAGGACAACCCGGCGCAGAATGGTCCAGTCGGACGCGCCGAGGTTCTTGGCGGCCTCGATGGTCTGGAAATCCACACCCTTAAGCGCGTTGGCCACAAACAGCATGTGGTTGGTGGTGGTGGCGAACGTCATCACTACCAGGACTGCAAAGAAGCCGGAGAACCACGCTGAGTCCATGCCGGGGAAGACTTTCAGCAGCAGGGACGTGACGATGCCCTTGTCCCCGTAGATGAACTTGTATCCGGCCGCCAGCACGATGCCGCCATAGATGAACGTAGAGGCATACCCAAGGAACAAAATCCTGGATCCGCGGATCCTGAAGTACTGCGTGACCAAGACAATGAAAATTCCCACCACGTTGACCGTGACAGACAGCGCCACGGCCAGGAGGAAGCTGTTACCCAGGGACTTCATGGCCCGCTGCGAGGAGAACAGCTTTTCGGCGGCGCGGCCGGAGAAGCTGCCGTCCGGGAAGAACGTGGCAATGAGGACGTTGAGGTTGGGCCACACCAGGAACGCCGCAATAAACCAGGTCAGGATTACGCCCACGGTCAGGACGAACGGGGAGCGCACCATGCCCTTGGCGGACGCGGCGCTCATGGCAGGGACACTGCCGGGTCCAGTCTGTCCAGCGCCTTGCCGCTGTCCGCGTGGTACTGCAGGATGTGTCCGGGCTCGACGTAAAGGGTGATCGCGGTGCCGGCTTCCGGGTGCACGCCGCCGTCTTCCCTGACCAGCAGCCGGATCTCCGCGCCGTGGCTGCGTACAACGTAGCGGCTGTGGAGGCCGTGGTAGGTGCGCGACACCACCTTCCCGGACAGGCCGACGGCGGCGCCTCCGTCCGCGGGCGGGGTCAGGGACGCCTTTTCCACGCGGAGGTAGGAGTTCGCTGCGAGGCTGAGTCCGGCGCCGGAGATCCGGTTCACTTCGGCCATGAAATCGGCAGTGAGGGCGGAACTGTCGCCGATGAAGTTGCAGACAAATTCGGTGGCTGCCTGGTCGTAGATGCTCTGGGGTGTGCCCACCTGCTCCACCACGCCCCTGTTGAAGACGGCCACCCGGTCGCTCATGGCCAGGGCCTCGTCCTGGTCGTGTGTCACGTAGACAGTGGTGATCCCGAACTCGCTCTGCAGGTCCTTGAGTTGCTGGCGCAACTGGTGCCTGAGCTTCGCGTCCAGGTTGGACAGCGGCTCGTCCAGGAGCAGGATCTTGGGCTTGAGCACCAGGGCGCGGGCAACTGCCACGCGTTGCTGCTGGCCGCCCGAAAGCTCGGCCACGTTCTTGTGCAGCTGTTCATCGCTGAGTTCCACCCGGTGCGCGATGTCGCGCACAAGGCTGTCGCTTTCGGCTGATTTCTCTTTCCGTACCCGGAGGCCGAAGGCGATGTTTTCCCACACGCTCATGCTGGGGAACAGCGCATAGTTCTGGAACACCATGCCCACTTGGCGCTTGTCGCTGGGCAGCTTCGTGACGTTCTTCCCGTCCACATGCACGCTTCCCTTGGAAGGTTCAATGAAGCCCGCCAGTGTCCGGAGCGCCGTTGTTTTGCCGCAGCCGGATGGACCCAGCAGGGTGAAGAATTCTCCCGGCCTGACATGGAGGTCAAGGTTGGGGATGGCAGTGAAATCGCCGAACGTGACTTCGATGTTGTCCAAGCGGATCATGGTGAAACCTGTCTGGTGGGGCTGGAAGGGGACGGACGACTACTGCATGTATTCCAGTTCGATTTTCTCCACCCACGAGCCCATGTTTTCCTGGACGAATTCCCAGTCGATGTCCTGCTGCTTGAGGTCCGCGAAGAAGTCCACCACGTCAGGGTTAGCCTTCGCTGCGGCACTCTTGTTCACCGGCATCGAATTGAACTGCTTGGCCCAGGCACCCTGCACATCCGCGCTGCCGAACCAGTCGATGAACTTCTGCGCTTCTTCCTTTTTGTCTGTCCCCTTAACGAGGGCCACCTGCTCCACAGCGAGGGGAACGCCGACCGATGGCTTGACGGACTCCACGTTGACCTTGAAGGTCTTCTCGCGTTCGGCGATGATCGAGGACGGCATCTGGCCCATGTCCGCTTCGCCGCTGGCTATGCGGGCAAAAAGATCCGTCTTGGGTACTGCGGGGCTGCCGTGCTGGAAGTACTGCTCAGCCTGCTTCCAGCCTTCGTCGGAGATGCCGAGGTCACCGGAGTCGTCCTTATAACGGGTGAGGATGCCGGCGAACACCAGCTGTGCCGTGGCAGTTCCCATGCCGGTGACGCGCTCATAGCGGTCCTTGAATTCGTCCTTGGTCCAGAGGTCCGTCCAGTCTTTGGGAGCGGCGTCGGCGGTGACCTTATCCGAGTTGTAGCCCAGCAGGATGGCCTGCTTCACCAGCGGCCAATAGGCTTCGCCGTCTCCCAGGGCTGGGTCAATTTCTCCTGCCCACGCCGGCTTGTAGGCCTCAAGGGCGTCCGCGGCCTTGATCTGGGCGAAGTACATGTTGTTCAGTCCAAAGGCCACGTCAGCAATCGGGTTGTTCTTTTCGGCGATCAGCTTGTTGGTGGCGTCCGCTCCGCCGGCACCCACAACTTCGACTTTGTAACCCGCTTTCGCGGCCTCCGTAGTCAGCCATTCACCACGGCCTTCCCCATTGGAGTTCGTATAGATCACGAGGGTTTCGCCGGAACCACCGGCCGGCGCGGACGAGGAACCACCAGAGGCTGCAGGGGTGGCTGCTCCTCCGCCGCAACCGGCAAGCAGGGTGATGGCGAGGACGGCGGCGGCCAGGGTTTGGACTTTACGCACGATCAGGACTCATTTCTTCACTGGAACGAACCGGAGCATATTCCGGCAAGCCTATAGGCGGACTGTGCAGATAAGGGCGATAAATGCTATCGATTTGATAAACAGCCCGGCTGATTAGTCTTGTCCGGTCAAGGGAACATCCAGCGCACGGTTCATTAACTGGCCGTGAACGTTGAGGGACCTGCTCCTGACGTGTCAGTGACGGATGACTGACACGTCCTGCTCAGTCCTGAATGAGGGTTTCCGTCAGGTGATGCGTGGGAATCCGGTCCCGCTCATAAGTGATTTCGGTGTAGCCGTGGGGCTCGGGCTTGCCGGCCGGGCTGAGGTTCACAAAGACGATCTCTTCGATGGTGAGGATGCTTTGGCGCGTGATCATGTTGCGGACTTCGGCGCGCATAGTCAATGACGTCCGTCCGAAGCGCGTCGCCGTCAGGCCCATTTCCACCAGGTCTCCCTGCACGGCAGAGCTGACGAAGTTGATTTCGGAGATGTACTTGGTGACGGCGCGGCCGTTGCCCAGCTGGAGGATGGCGTAGATCGCGGCCTCCTCATCGATCCACTTCAGCAGGCTTCCGCCGAAAAGGGTCCCGTTGGCGTTCAGGTCCTCCGGCCGGATCCATTTGCGGGTGCGGAAGGTGATGTCGGTGGATTCCATATGGCGAGGTTAGCGTGCCGCGGCGCAGGTTACGTGGTGGCAGTTGTTGTGTAACGGACCGCCGCCCGGATTTGGCTCAGGCCATGGCAGTGTGGGCGGCGCTGTGCGAGTCAATCGACTTGGCGTAGCAGTACGAGTGCTCCACGCCCACGTAAGCGCCAAAGTTGGGGACGGAATCGAAGCCGGAGTTCTCGTAGAAGTTCCGGCCGTCCGGCTGGGCCGAGCCTGCTTCGGCCTTGATGCGGGTGATGCCCTGCTTGTGCGCCTCGGCTTCGAGGGCAGCCAGGATGGAGCTGGCCACGCCGGAGCCGCGCGTATACGGGAGCACGTAGAGCCGCTTGATTTCGGCCGTGGCGCGGTCCAGCAGCCTGAGTCCGCCGCAGCCCACGGGCTGTCCCGAGCCTTTGTCGTACGCCACCAGGAACACGGCACAGTCAGCGCCCGACGGCGGGGTCCCCGGTTCGTGGTCAGGGGTACCGAAGCGGGCGTCCAGTTCCGCCTGCTGGGCCCTGCGCAGATCGGCACCCACAGGGTTGGCCCAGGTGACCTGCCTGATGTTGAGCCGTGGGTTGGTCTGCATCGCGAGCCTCTTTCGCCGGAGGGGTTATGCACATCAAGCCTACGAAGCCGCGGTTACCGTGGTGTTTCCTTGGCGTAAGCGTCCGGAGAACTACCGGCTACCGGCGGACCAGGGTTCGCAGCAGCTTCAGGGCGACGGAGATCGAGGCGATGTCCACGTCCCCTGGTTTCGTCACTTCAGCAAACGTGTCCTTGATCCGGGCCAGCTGCTCCTGGTACCCGCGCTCCCAGGCCACGATCCGTTCCATGGCATCGACTCCTGCAGCTTGTGGCGGAGTGGACTTCATGACGGACGTGGTCATGTCGGCGGCGGCCGAATAGGCATCGTCACGCAGGGCCGCCCGGGCAAGGGCTTCCCAGCGGTTCGCCCTCGGGAGGTCCGTTATGCGAAGCAACAACCTGACCACGCCAATGCGCTCGAAGATTGCGTAGTGGACGTCGATGATCGCGGTGACGGGCTCCCGGACTTGTTCCGAGATGAGCGAGATGTCAAGGAGGCCGAAGCTTTCCAGCAAATCAGACGCCCGCTTGCCGAGCTCCGCGGGCAGACCGACGCTGTCCCAGTGCGCCAGGCGGTCCTCCACAAGATCAAGATCGGACCCGCGCAAGTAGTGCGAGGTCTTGGTTCGAAGGATGTCGAGCGTCGGCTTGATGCGGGCCAGGGCTTCGGAGATCGGCTGGTCCCTGTGGTCATGGGTCACATACCAGCGGGTGGCGCGGTCCAAAAGCCTGCGCATGTGCAGGGCCACCCCGGCGCTTTCCTTGCTGGGGAATTCCGGGGGAAGTGCGGCCAGGGCCGCGACTATTGAATCCAGATCGTAAGCCTCCCGCAGGACCACGAAGGCCCTGGCAACGGCGGCGGCGCTGGCCGTGGTTTCCTCGATGGCGCGGAACGCGAAAGTAATTCCGCCGATATTGACGATGTCGTTGGCCATGACGGTTCCCACGATCTCACGGCGCAGCGGATGCCTGTCCAGTTCGGCGCCGAAGCGTTCCACGATCTGGCGGGGGAAATAGCTGCGCAGGGCCTGGTGGAACCAGGGGTCGTCGGCGAGGTCGCTGGCATTCAGTTC from Pseudarthrobacter sp. SSS035 carries:
- a CDS encoding ACT domain-containing protein, with product MKPTARNPAAADLSCEVCGLMPEPTKTRLTVANVAVMLPIELLVHALVVGTHLPYLAKVLVLTLTATVLVIWVAEPSAARMLRGWLHAPALRHHRKLGSAPALWRARTVLQDHPGSLQKITRALARLDTNILSIHVHPVAGGVLDEFVLSAPGNLSERHLLEALHDAGGSSSRVWPTTALAMADGQTKALSLAARIADAPDELPLAVAELLRARILTPAEAILEADDAGTRLKIPTAWHGPITFARPGEPFTPAESARAHRLAELAEILAHRPEPSQVTGI
- a CDS encoding FUSC family protein, which produces MKILAEMFSIAPANKDHHPALRCAVGVFVPLLALVLLGRLDLAIFASFGAFTGIYGRGEPHGSRFFLQLRAGLLMLLIILLAALAARAGGVWGVDGDNTTWLLVLATTLVAGGCSVAISWLRLRPAGSLFHIFAFAAIASIPNQPPLWEGMLVAVLTTAFCLLIGFSSRVLPSHRTPWVWPRPLRRTPDERRAAWLEGLGYFVAAGLAGSLATLAGQSLGFGHNYWAMVAAVVPLVGHTTVHRVRRGVQRIIGTVLGLVVLAGILLLGLQPWQTVLVMALCQFGAELFIARQYLLAQVFVTPLALISTLLVAPASPTSLLRDRIVETVIGAAVGIAVVLAPVLWRRVWRARVRRGSAHEPRRPPDSSR
- a CDS encoding thymidine kinase; the encoded protein is MAKLYFRYGAMNSGKSTGLLQAAFNYEERGQRVLLAKPDVDTKGDTDIVSRLGMTRSVDFLISATTPVRELFAAHAAGDDPDALLEHVDQKPVACLLVDEAQFLTPDQVDDLFRVAVLDNVPVLAYGIRTDFLTHAFPGSRRLMEVAHTLEELKTICRCGRKAIFNTRRVGNEVVFDGDQVAIDGQDVWYESLCGSCYLEESGGRLGS
- a CDS encoding iron ABC transporter permease, whose amino-acid sequence is MSAASAKGMVRSPFVLTVGVILTWFIAAFLVWPNLNVLIATFFPDGSFSGRAAEKLFSSQRAMKSLGNSFLLAVALSVTVNVVGIFIVLVTQYFRIRGSRILFLGYASTFIYGGIVLAAGYKFIYGDKGIVTSLLLKVFPGMDSAWFSGFFAVLVVMTFATTTNHMLFVANALKGVDFQTIEAAKNLGASDWTILRRVVLPMLKPTLFAVTILSFLTGLGALSAPQVLGGRDFQTITPMILTFTNSPTSRDLAALLAVILGVATILMLAVMTRMEKGGTYFSVSKVSSALQKQQITDPLANAVVHTVAYLLFAVYTLPVLLIVLYSFADGAAIQTGQLSLGSLTLDNYVRVLTQESGLRPFIVSVIYSALAAIIAVGGLLFVARLLQKYRNWATTVFEYLLHIPWILPSALLALGLIISYDHPNPLVGGAVLTGTTVILLIAFVTVKIPFTLRMLKASFASVNSSLEEAAAIMGAKTLYVFRRILLPLVLPAAAAIAALNFNSLLDDYDTAIFLAHPLVQPLGLVIKANTDGAEGVAGVANTFVYTVLLMVITGLTMYLVYGRTSRRQKAQKRPRGIPGTAQMPGSSSVDVSGDKEPAAPMR
- a CDS encoding ABC transporter ATP-binding protein; its protein translation is MIRLDNIEVTFGDFTAIPNLDLHVRPGEFFTLLGPSGCGKTTALRTLAGFIEPSKGSVHVDGKNVTKLPSDKRQVGMVFQNYALFPSMSVWENIAFGLRVRKEKSAESDSLVRDIAHRVELSDEQLHKNVAELSGGQQQRVAVARALVLKPKILLLDEPLSNLDAKLRHQLRQQLKDLQSEFGITTVYVTHDQDEALAMSDRVAVFNRGVVEQVGTPQSIYDQAATEFVCNFIGDSSALTADFMAEVNRISGAGLSLAANSYLRVEKASLTPPADGGAAVGLSGKVVSRTYHGLHSRYVVRSHGAEIRLLVREDGGVHPEAGTAITLYVEPGHILQYHADSGKALDRLDPAVSLP
- a CDS encoding extracellular solute-binding protein, which produces MRKVQTLAAAVLAITLLAGCGGGAATPAASGGSSSAPAGGSGETLVIYTNSNGEGRGEWLTTEAAKAGYKVEVVGAGGADATNKLIAEKNNPIADVAFGLNNMYFAQIKAADALEAYKPAWAGEIDPALGDGEAYWPLVKQAILLGYNSDKVTADAAPKDWTDLWTKDEFKDRYERVTGMGTATAQLVFAGILTRYKDDSGDLGISDEGWKQAEQYFQHGSPAVPKTDLFARIASGEADMGQMPSSIIAEREKTFKVNVESVKPSVGVPLAVEQVALVKGTDKKEEAQKFIDWFGSADVQGAWAKQFNSMPVNKSAAAKANPDVVDFFADLKQQDIDWEFVQENMGSWVEKIELEYMQ
- a CDS encoding acyl-CoA thioesterase — protein: MESTDITFRTRKWIRPEDLNANGTLFGGSLLKWIDEEAAIYAILQLGNGRAVTKYISEINFVSSAVQGDLVEMGLTATRFGRTSLTMRAEVRNMITRQSILTIEEIVFVNLSPAGKPEPHGYTEITYERDRIPTHHLTETLIQD
- a CDS encoding GNAT family N-acetyltransferase codes for the protein MQTNPRLNIRQVTWANPVGADLRRAQQAELDARFGTPDHEPGTPPSGADCAVFLVAYDKGSGQPVGCGGLRLLDRATAEIKRLYVLPYTRGSGVASSILAALEAEAHKQGITRIKAEAGSAQPDGRNFYENSGFDSVPNFGAYVGVEHSYCYAKSIDSHSAAHTAMA